A single window of Martelella sp. NC20 DNA harbors:
- the rfbD gene encoding dTDP-4-dehydrorhamnose reductase: MILVFGHSGQVATELKKILPDAVFLSRQEADLSNPAACAAAIAERRPTAVINAAAYTAVDKAESDEETALNVNAAAPGAMARAAAERGIPFVHISTDYVFAGTGDKPFSPDDATAPLGAYGRTKLAGEQLVARAGGAFAVLRTSWVFSAHGGNFVKTMLRLAETRDSLNIVADQIGGPTSARAIAFACRVIAEQLMKAPEKSGIYHFSGAPDTSWADFARAIFELAGKSVTVTDILTSAYPTPAARPLNSRLDCTTLSVFGLARPDWRVDLAEVLQELGAIS; the protein is encoded by the coding sequence ATGATCCTGGTTTTCGGACACTCCGGCCAGGTTGCGACCGAGCTGAAGAAAATACTGCCCGACGCCGTGTTCCTGTCACGGCAGGAGGCCGATCTGAGCAATCCCGCCGCATGTGCTGCAGCGATTGCGGAGCGCAGGCCGACAGCCGTCATCAACGCCGCCGCCTATACCGCCGTCGACAAGGCCGAAAGCGACGAGGAAACGGCGCTGAACGTCAATGCCGCAGCGCCCGGCGCCATGGCGCGGGCGGCGGCCGAACGCGGCATTCCGTTCGTTCATATCTCGACCGATTATGTTTTCGCCGGCACTGGCGACAAACCGTTCTCGCCCGACGACGCGACCGCGCCGCTCGGCGCCTATGGCCGCACCAAGCTTGCCGGAGAACAGCTCGTGGCGCGCGCCGGCGGCGCGTTCGCGGTGCTCAGAACGAGCTGGGTGTTTTCCGCCCATGGCGGCAATTTCGTCAAGACCATGCTGCGGCTTGCCGAGACCCGCGACAGCCTGAACATCGTCGCCGATCAGATCGGCGGGCCGACTTCGGCGCGCGCGATCGCCTTTGCCTGCCGGGTGATCGCCGAACAGCTGATGAAGGCCCCGGAAAAATCCGGCATCTATCATTTCTCCGGAGCGCCGGATACGAGCTGGGCCGATTTCGCCCGCGCCATTTTCGAATTGGCGGGCAAGTCCGTAACGGTCACCGACATTTTGACCTCGGCCTATCCGACGCCGGCGGCGCGGCCGCTGAATTCGCGGCTCGATTGCACGACGCTTTCCGTCTTCGGCCTTGCGCGACCGGACTGGCGGGTTGATCTGGCAGAGGTCTTGCAGGAACTGGGGGCGATATCATGA
- the rfbA gene encoding glucose-1-phosphate thymidylyltransferase RfbA: protein MKARKGIILAGGSGTRLYPLTMAISKQLMPIYDKPMIYYPLSVLMLTGIREIAIITTPEDQDQFRRLLGDGSQWGLSLTFITQPSPDGLAQAYILAEEFLDGAPSAMTLGDNIFFGHGLPELLAAADAKTSGGTVFGYHVADPERYGVVAFDRQGKASQIIEKPEVPPSHYAVTGLYFLDGEAPERARAVKPSPRGELEIVTLLESYLHEGRLAVERMGRGYAWLDTGTHSSLLDAGNFVRTLSVRQGMQSGCPEEIAYRNGWIDAALLRQHAETFRKTDYGKYLSELLADGPSAG from the coding sequence ATGAAGGCACGCAAGGGTATTATTCTGGCCGGCGGGTCGGGCACGCGGCTTTATCCGCTGACGATGGCGATTTCGAAGCAGCTGATGCCGATCTACGACAAGCCGATGATCTATTATCCGCTGTCGGTGCTGATGCTGACGGGGATCCGCGAAATCGCGATCATCACCACGCCGGAGGATCAGGATCAGTTCAGGCGGCTTCTGGGAGACGGTAGCCAGTGGGGTCTGAGCCTGACCTTCATTACCCAGCCGTCCCCGGACGGGCTGGCCCAGGCCTATATCCTGGCGGAGGAATTCCTCGATGGCGCGCCGTCGGCGATGACGCTCGGCGACAACATCTTCTTCGGCCACGGACTGCCGGAACTGCTGGCCGCCGCCGATGCCAAGACATCCGGCGGCACTGTGTTCGGCTATCACGTTGCCGATCCCGAGCGCTACGGCGTGGTCGCCTTCGACAGGCAAGGCAAGGCGAGCCAGATCATCGAGAAGCCGGAGGTTCCGCCGTCGCACTATGCCGTCACGGGACTTTATTTTCTCGACGGCGAGGCCCCGGAACGCGCCCGCGCGGTCAAGCCTTCGCCGCGCGGGGAACTCGAGATCGTGACGCTGCTGGAGAGCTACCTTCACGAGGGCAGGCTGGCGGTGGAGCGGATGGGGCGCGGCTATGCCTGGCTCGATACCGGCACGCATTCGAGCCTGCTCGACGCCGGCAATTTCGTGCGCACCCTTTCGGTGCGCCAGGGCATGCAGTCCGGCTGCCCGGAAGAGATCGCCTATCGCAACGGCTGGATCGACGCAGCGCTGTTACGCCAGCACGCCGAAACCTTCCGCAAGACCGATTATGGGAAATATCTGTCCGAATTGCTGGCAGACGGTCCTTCCGCAGGCTGA
- a CDS encoding transporter substrate-binding domain-containing protein, which translates to MNLFAKICGATAVALSLLSSAASADTVSEIRERGKLRIPAILNEVPYFNKDPRTGEWTGFVIDMAGDIAKTLDVELEVVESSWSNAILDVQSGKVDMAFAVTATPVRALSVSFSDPTYYNSFVLISADETLEGKSWNELNDPQYTFAVDLGSAQDLMAQQYLPKANILRFKTRDEAIVAVTTGKAQGLINTMLNGLVISKKAANVGSVKVPTPVLSTPSVIAVNYGADETFKSFVSAWAEYNRRIGNNQTWILKSLEPFGISLTDMPPGFGFGG; encoded by the coding sequence ATGAACTTGTTTGCCAAGATCTGTGGCGCGACAGCCGTGGCGCTTTCGCTGTTATCATCCGCCGCCAGCGCCGACACGGTCAGTGAAATTCGCGAGCGCGGCAAGCTGCGTATTCCGGCGATCCTGAACGAGGTACCCTATTTCAACAAGGACCCGCGCACAGGTGAATGGACGGGCTTCGTCATCGATATGGCCGGGGACATCGCCAAGACGCTCGATGTCGAGCTTGAAGTCGTTGAATCGAGCTGGTCCAACGCCATCCTGGATGTCCAGAGCGGCAAGGTCGACATGGCGTTCGCCGTCACCGCGACGCCGGTGCGCGCACTGTCCGTTTCGTTCTCCGACCCGACCTATTACAACAGTTTCGTGCTGATCTCCGCCGATGAAACGCTTGAGGGCAAGAGCTGGAACGAGCTCAACGACCCGCAATACACTTTCGCGGTCGATCTCGGCTCCGCGCAGGACCTGATGGCGCAGCAATACCTGCCGAAGGCCAACATTCTTCGTTTCAAGACCCGCGACGAGGCGATTGTCGCCGTCACCACCGGCAAGGCGCAGGGGCTGATCAACACCATGCTCAACGGGCTGGTAATTTCCAAGAAGGCCGCCAATGTCGGCAGCGTCAAGGTGCCGACCCCGGTTCTGTCCACGCCTTCGGTCATTGCCGTGAACTACGGCGCGGACGAGACCTTCAAGAGCTTCGTATCCGCCTGGGCCGAGTATAACCGCCGCATCGGCAACAATCAGACCTGGATCCTGAAGAGCCTTGAGCCGTTCGGCATCTCGCTGACCGACATGCCCCCCGGCTTCGGCTTCGGCGGCTGA
- a CDS encoding LysR family transcriptional regulator, whose translation MAKISLTLVQTFYHVARYGSFSAAARELNLSYQSAANHVRRLEQILKSKLIESEQGAKRITLTPRGRALYNLLHPELDIMLERLTKLIENQRSSLRVGMPQAIFFYLFPKVLARFREAFPEMEFSVYERDTVLAELVKNGSLDVCISERYFGDPVVPQRMLGSYRLSLVFPRAWGELPAQEDIPGWAADKPFVTYEPGQTLRNVSVDFLGRGGRTIHPSISTSGSSSVKRCVEEGLGFSIIPSWCVAADDEKIASLRLTSLPEIRVYFGSAGFLQTHPMVQQLLEDCQRELVGPVLDPPSGDALPSL comes from the coding sequence ATGGCAAAGATCAGTCTTACGCTGGTGCAGACATTCTATCATGTGGCGCGCTACGGCTCGTTCTCGGCGGCTGCGCGCGAGCTGAACCTGTCCTATCAGTCCGCTGCCAACCATGTGCGCCGGCTTGAGCAGATACTGAAGAGCAAACTGATCGAGTCCGAACAGGGCGCCAAGCGCATAACGCTCACGCCGCGCGGCCGCGCCTTGTATAATCTGCTGCATCCCGAACTCGACATCATGCTGGAACGGCTGACGAAGCTGATCGAGAACCAGCGCTCCTCGCTCAGGGTCGGAATGCCGCAGGCGATCTTCTTCTATCTGTTTCCGAAGGTTCTGGCCCGCTTCCGCGAGGCTTTTCCCGAGATGGAGTTTTCCGTCTACGAGCGCGATACGGTGCTTGCGGAACTGGTCAAGAACGGTAGCCTTGATGTCTGTATCTCGGAACGCTATTTCGGCGATCCCGTCGTGCCGCAGCGCATGCTGGGAAGTTACCGGCTATCGCTCGTATTTCCGCGCGCCTGGGGCGAATTGCCGGCGCAGGAGGATATTCCGGGCTGGGCCGCGGACAAGCCGTTCGTGACGTATGAACCCGGGCAGACCCTGCGCAATGTCTCGGTCGATTTTCTCGGCCGTGGAGGCAGGACCATTCACCCCTCGATTTCGACGTCGGGCAGTTCCAGCGTGAAGCGGTGTGTCGAGGAAGGGCTCGGCTTTTCAATCATTCCCTCATGGTGCGTGGCTGCCGATGATGAAAAGATCGCCTCGCTCCGCCTCACCAGCCTGCCGGAAATACGGGTCTATTTCGGAAGCGCCGGATTCCTGCAGACCCATCCCATGGTCCAGCAGCTTCTTGAGGATTGCCAGCGCGAACTGGTGGGGCCGGTTCTGGACCCGCCGAGCGGCGATGCCCTGCCATCCCTATGA
- a CDS encoding NAD(P)/FAD-dependent oxidoreductase, with amino-acid sequence MPSRSSPSAIVIGSGIVGAATAYFLAKKGVSVTLIDSSAPAAEATGAADGAVSVASKHPGPMMNTALKGIALYRELAEDGLLAGLFKQRSTFIVATSAEECAVLEAHAAALSSAGVNVEHLNSCALHRRFPVLSDSASLAVEVHAEGHAIGYQIVHRLITAAGIAVHRNTRANRLRLAGNGERFEGVETENGFLAADAVVISAGSGSEHLVNVGAGLIPRKGQLLVTERAVALNASMPGAIMSGRYLLSKRTGNGKTARPERGFGLVIDPLQTGQFLIGGTREAFGDRKVNDLQAVSRILSDAVALVPGLARLRLLRAFAGARTAVSDGLPLIGRLPGIENGFIATGFEGDGICLGPVTGKAIAELVTGQLPSIDLGPFDPARFGICEVAA; translated from the coding sequence ATGCCCTCCCGCTCATCACCATCCGCGATTGTAATCGGTTCCGGCATCGTCGGCGCGGCAACCGCCTATTTTCTGGCGAAAAAGGGCGTCAGCGTCACCCTGATCGACAGCAGCGCGCCGGCGGCGGAAGCAACCGGCGCGGCCGATGGCGCGGTCTCCGTGGCCAGCAAGCATCCCGGCCCGATGATGAACACGGCCTTGAAGGGCATCGCGCTTTATCGGGAGCTTGCCGAAGACGGCCTGCTCGCCGGCCTGTTCAAACAGCGCTCAACCTTCATCGTCGCCACCAGCGCCGAAGAATGCGCGGTGCTCGAGGCTCACGCAGCAGCCCTTTCGTCTGCCGGCGTGAACGTCGAGCACCTCAACAGCTGCGCGCTGCACCGTCGCTTTCCGGTCCTTTCCGACAGTGCGTCGCTTGCCGTCGAAGTCCATGCAGAGGGACACGCTATCGGCTACCAGATCGTTCATCGGCTGATCACGGCCGCCGGCATTGCCGTACACCGCAACACCCGCGCCAACCGTCTGCGGCTTGCCGGCAATGGCGAACGGTTCGAAGGCGTTGAAACCGAAAACGGGTTTCTCGCCGCCGACGCGGTCGTCATCAGCGCGGGCTCCGGATCCGAGCATCTGGTGAATGTCGGGGCCGGCCTCATTCCGCGCAAGGGGCAGTTGCTTGTTACCGAACGGGCCGTCGCCCTCAACGCATCCATGCCCGGCGCGATCATGTCGGGCCGCTACCTGCTCTCCAAGCGCACCGGCAACGGCAAAACCGCACGGCCCGAGCGCGGCTTTGGCCTTGTAATCGATCCACTGCAAACGGGACAATTCCTGATCGGCGGCACGCGCGAGGCCTTCGGCGACCGCAAGGTCAACGATCTGCAGGCCGTATCCCGGATCCTGAGCGACGCCGTCGCGCTGGTGCCGGGCCTTGCCAGGCTGCGGCTTCTCAGAGCCTTTGCCGGCGCACGCACCGCCGTTTCAGACGGATTGCCGCTGATCGGGCGGCTGCCCGGCATAGAAAACGGATTCATCGCCACCGGTTTTGAAGGCGACGGCATCTGCCTTGGACCGGTCACGGGCAAGGCGATCGCCGAACTTGTCACCGGCCAGCTCCCGTCGATCGATCTCGGCCCGTTCGATCCTGCGCGCTTCGGCATCTGCGAGGTGGCGGCATGA
- a CDS encoding 2Fe-2S iron-sulfur cluster-binding protein, translated as MSQGSFFFMGREIFFRPGETIAAALAAEGVMQFGVDGLGQPTRYFCGIGACQCCIARVDGIVRETCLTPARDGMQVESMEGGYV; from the coding sequence ATGAGCCAGGGATCATTCTTCTTCATGGGGCGCGAAATCTTCTTCCGTCCGGGCGAAACCATCGCAGCCGCTCTTGCCGCCGAAGGCGTGATGCAGTTTGGCGTCGACGGGCTCGGCCAGCCGACCCGCTATTTCTGCGGCATCGGCGCATGCCAGTGCTGCATCGCGCGGGTCGACGGGATCGTGCGCGAAACCTGCCTGACCCCTGCCCGCGACGGCATGCAGGTGGAGAGTATGGAGGGCGGTTATGTCTGA
- a CDS encoding FAD-dependent oxidoreductase: protein MSEPAAMAEVLVIGAGPAGLSAAVTLKRAGVSVEILEQRPTIGGAIFRQPIDGVAPVPQPRAARARFARLRKAVTAENITIHHEQVFIAVDGEGCVVSENRRTGRIETRRPRAVIIATGALEKVLPRPGWHLPGVATAGGLQVMMKETGRPPAGRVLLAGNGPLLLAVAAQMARLGNPPVAVVEAGAPFKAVSTGLQLVRFPYLLMESLGYMATLFTRQVTLLQATTVQDIRQTDDGLAVTLSGRKGHLRTIIVDRVGLHDGIRPNDFGLPPQGQPSANRPLILYAGDGREALGSNAAEADGRNAAGEVISVMSGRASKPEPMLARMRAAQAVLNRIFAPVADAPPFATLPDDTILCRCEGRTAGDLKRLVLGVDAPSEREIKHNGRFAMGACQGRFCAHNTAAFMAELRADRNIPAAEKLAGRRWPVRPIPIEAMITADPSPIEPKD, encoded by the coding sequence ATGTCTGAGCCCGCGGCAATGGCCGAAGTGCTTGTCATCGGCGCCGGTCCGGCGGGGCTGTCAGCCGCCGTGACGCTGAAGCGCGCCGGTGTCTCGGTCGAGATCCTCGAACAGCGGCCGACGATCGGCGGCGCGATCTTCCGCCAGCCCATCGACGGCGTCGCGCCGGTTCCGCAACCGCGCGCCGCCAGGGCGCGTTTTGCACGGCTGAGAAAAGCCGTGACCGCCGAAAACATCACGATACACCACGAGCAGGTCTTCATCGCGGTGGATGGCGAAGGTTGCGTGGTTTCCGAAAACCGCCGGACAGGGCGTATCGAAACACGGCGGCCAAGGGCGGTCATCATCGCAACCGGCGCGCTCGAGAAGGTCCTGCCGCGTCCGGGCTGGCACCTGCCCGGCGTTGCAACCGCCGGCGGCCTGCAGGTGATGATGAAGGAAACCGGACGACCGCCCGCAGGCCGCGTTCTGCTTGCAGGCAACGGCCCGCTGCTTCTGGCGGTTGCAGCGCAGATGGCGCGACTCGGGAATCCACCGGTCGCCGTCGTCGAGGCGGGCGCGCCTTTTAAAGCGGTTTCCACCGGCCTGCAGCTTGTCCGGTTCCCCTATCTGCTGATGGAATCCCTCGGCTACATGGCGACGCTCTTCACCCGGCAGGTAACGCTTCTGCAGGCGACAACGGTGCAGGATATCCGCCAGACCGATGACGGTCTTGCCGTCACGCTTTCCGGGCGGAAAGGCCACCTCAGGACAATCATCGTCGATCGCGTTGGCCTGCATGACGGTATCCGGCCCAATGACTTCGGATTGCCGCCGCAGGGTCAACCTTCCGCGAACCGCCCCCTGATCCTTTATGCCGGCGACGGGCGCGAGGCGCTGGGCAGCAACGCCGCCGAAGCCGACGGGCGCAATGCCGCAGGCGAAGTGATTTCCGTCATGTCCGGCAGAGCATCGAAACCCGAACCGATGTTGGCGCGCATGCGCGCGGCCCAGGCGGTGCTCAACCGGATTTTTGCACCGGTCGCGGACGCTCCGCCATTCGCGACGCTGCCGGATGACACGATCCTCTGCCGTTGCGAAGGCAGAACCGCGGGTGATCTGAAGAGGCTCGTGCTCGGCGTCGATGCACCCTCCGAGCGCGAGATCAAGCACAATGGCCGCTTCGCCATGGGCGCCTGCCAGGGGCGTTTCTGCGCCCATAATACCGCAGCATTCATGGCCGAGCTCAGAGCGGACCGGAACATCCCCGCAGCCGAGAAACTTGCCGGCAGGCGCTGGCCGGTCCGTCCGATCCCGATCGAAGCGATGATCACTGCGGATCCCTCCCCAATTGAACCGAAAGACTAG
- a CDS encoding aldehyde dehydrogenase family protein — translation MAQAQAAILPRTETISVRNPFSGAPVGELCVNTPAEINAVVIKGKAAARAFRFSTPATRRALLDALAAEMAADAENLARIVSSEMGKTIREARNEIRRAQNTLKLSGDAATFLDGEALHCAIVEGGADRLATVTYEPVGVVGAVTPFNYPVNLLCHKLGPAIAAGNAVVAKPSPKAPLAANRLCELARKAGWPDDLFQVVNGAAEAALALARAPIDLLSFTGGAAAGLALKNASGLVRCLMELGGNDPLFVLPDADLDRAVATTIGHRFEIAGQSCAAVKKLYLHAEIEKTFTDKLMAAVDGVEFGDPSRDDTDMGTVIDLNAARMVAERIEATISAGGGRLLAGGNHDGTVFAPTVLADVAANAPVIAEETFGPVIAIRRFSDAGEAIAEVNAGEYGLQAGVFTNDHALIRMFSRNLAVGGVMINEGPDFRAEHVPFGGIKRSGLGREGVRVAIREMSEQKVVID, via the coding sequence ATGGCACAGGCACAGGCGGCGATCCTGCCGCGAACAGAAACGATTTCCGTCCGCAACCCGTTTTCCGGCGCGCCGGTGGGCGAGCTTTGTGTCAATACGCCGGCCGAGATCAACGCCGTCGTGATCAAAGGCAAGGCTGCTGCCCGCGCGTTCCGCTTCTCGACGCCGGCCACGCGCCGTGCCCTTCTCGACGCCCTTGCCGCCGAGATGGCCGCGGATGCCGAGAACCTTGCGCGCATCGTGTCGTCGGAAATGGGCAAGACCATCCGGGAAGCCCGCAACGAAATCCGCCGGGCGCAGAACACGCTGAAGCTCTCGGGCGACGCCGCCACCTTCCTTGACGGCGAGGCCCTGCACTGCGCCATCGTCGAAGGCGGCGCCGACCGGCTCGCGACCGTCACCTATGAACCTGTCGGCGTTGTCGGTGCAGTCACACCCTTCAACTATCCGGTCAACCTCCTCTGCCACAAGCTCGGCCCGGCGATTGCCGCCGGAAACGCCGTCGTCGCCAAACCTTCGCCGAAGGCGCCTCTTGCGGCCAACAGGCTGTGCGAACTGGCCCGCAAGGCGGGCTGGCCGGACGACCTGTTCCAGGTCGTCAATGGCGCGGCGGAGGCAGCGCTTGCCCTTGCGCGCGCGCCGATCGATCTTCTGTCGTTCACAGGCGGGGCGGCGGCCGGGCTGGCGCTCAAGAACGCCAGCGGTCTGGTGCGTTGCCTGATGGAGCTTGGCGGCAATGATCCGCTGTTTGTCTTGCCCGATGCCGATCTGGACCGCGCCGTGGCCACCACGATCGGCCATCGCTTCGAGATCGCCGGGCAGAGTTGCGCCGCCGTCAAGAAGCTCTATCTCCATGCCGAAATCGAAAAGACCTTCACAGACAAGCTGATGGCTGCCGTGGACGGGGTAGAATTCGGCGACCCCTCGCGTGACGACACCGACATGGGAACCGTAATCGACCTCAATGCGGCCCGTATGGTCGCCGAAAGGATCGAAGCGACGATCAGCGCCGGCGGCGGCAGGCTTCTGGCCGGCGGCAATCATGATGGCACTGTTTTCGCGCCCACCGTCCTTGCCGATGTCGCCGCCAATGCCCCGGTCATTGCCGAGGAGACCTTCGGCCCCGTGATCGCGATCCGCCGCTTCAGCGACGCCGGCGAGGCGATCGCGGAGGTCAATGCCGGAGAATATGGGCTGCAGGCGGGCGTTTTCACCAACGACCACGCCCTGATCCGGATGTTTTCCCGCAACCTCGCCGTTGGCGGGGTGATGATCAATGAAGGTCCGGATTTTCGCGCCGAGC